TGACAAGGATCCATCATTGGCTAATCTTAAGTATGACGCTGTTAATATAAAGATAGCAACTGGCCAGAATATTCGGTCTAGAAATAAGTAGGTTACCGcctgaaaaatacttataaaaagGATGCTATATGTAAACACACAAAAGATATGATTTCTACAATCTTCAAATTCTGAGGTAATTACGGTATATAAATTATGACAGTTATCGCAAGTCAAGATTTAATGGCAGATGCCAAAGTACAAATCATGGAccgaaaaaattaaagaaatgaaagaactaagTGATTAACGCAGCTTGTAGTATACCAGAGCAAATATTGTACTTTTCTTTAGTGGTAACAAAGCTGTCGTGAAATATTTAACATTCGGCCTAGCCTATTTAACCAGACGGTTATTAGCTTTACGTAACTACATAAACGAGATCTgtcatattcaattatatattactTCACTATTCAAACTCGCCCTACATTCCCTTTGTCCTACAAAAATAACAAAGGAGGCTTAATCCGAGATATATAAATTTGACTTAGGATCAGGCCTATTCTACTGGATCTAGCCTCTAGCCAAATGCTTACCAAGTACCATGTCATCTTTTACAAGTTTGGCCAAATGAAAATCGTCTCGCCTAGCCAACAAAATGGCTAGTAACGAGACTTATCTCTTCCGACGCCCACCAAGTTGCCGAATCTTGGCTCTAACCCCACCGAGGGGCTAGAAGATTTAGGTTAGGCTACTCGTCTCGGCCCACCAGGCTACGGTAGACCCAAAGAGGCTATGCGAGGCACTTCCTGTCTATTTTGCTCAGCCACAACGTGCCAGGGACAGAAATTACACCTCCACATGTCTGAGGTCGACTAACTGCTTCCTGTCAAGCCTCCCCCGTCAGCCTATGCAGCATTCATAGGGCTTCTTCAAGGAGACCCGAGTCACAAGCTTCAGGGCCACTTGTTGACGGGACTTTTTAACGTACGTGCCCTTCAGATTCACTAATTACGTTCGGTTGTGAAATGGAGTCATTAACTTACCTGGTCAAGACATTTTAAGGCATAAATGGAATTATCTGTGGTACAAAATCGTTCTTTCAAAACAAGTTGCTCTTCCTATCAGCCATGTTCGTGGAGGCAATTTTAATCAATTGTTCGATTTCATTGAAgtcaatattataattttataatctttTATAATAAGTGTAAATGAATTATAAATTGTATTTAATTAcagtttttataataatttatcttACTTTTTAAAGTTTAATTGCGATATAATCGATGCAGTAATACCTGAAATAGAATACTGAAGTCAACTCTTAAGGTGTTCGAACAATAGGCTGGACGCAGGAGAATTCGGCCGCTGATTGGCTGGCGGTATTGTTGTCATCTGAGGCTTGAAGCTGATTGGTCGCTTCTGAGATTTATGTGGAAGACACTGTTCTTCATAAATGTTTCTTCACCTGTTTCGGTATTTGTTTATATTTACCATAAAACACTCGTTAATGACTTCGATGCCGTGACGGAAATAGAGTGTGACAGCTAAGTAATCCTTCCGTAGCGATTGAGAAGAGAACAAAGTTAAGACGACGACGGAATCTTCAGTTAATCACTCCCTACCAACGAGTCAACGATTATTTATCTGATAACAATAGTGTTTTTTATGAAGATAACTATTATCTATCTGTAACATTTACCTAAAATCCAAGAGTTAATTAGATAAATTAAATTATAGCAGTCTCATAACCAAAGTAATGATTGAATCACTTCGCCAGCATTGAGAGTAGGGCTACAGTATACATTACTATATGCTCAAAATGACGAGTACATCTAATATATCTGGCTTACAGTAAGGAATATTTGATTAGAAATTGggaaaattatagataaaaataaaaaactaggtACAGCTAATCAATCACTGATTTAAGATCCTTGGCTCATATGCGGGTAACGCAACTCGCTTGTTGTCAGTTCGTCAGTAGACACGAAGGTGAAAGGTTGTGTGCCCCGCGGCCGGAGTGAATGCATTGACTTGTGTCATCTTTGTTCAACGCAGCATGTTGCCCTCGCCGTGGCCGTCATGGGTTGTGTAGAAAGCCGCAAAATAATCGAAAATGTGTCGGGTCACGGTGACATTAAGACGGTGTATCACCTCGACGACGCCTTCGGGGAAAAGAGTAAAAATCGCAGTGGGGTCGAGGCCGAGGTGAAGTGCGAGCTTCGCGTCGAGGAGTACTCGAACATCGCCGAAAAGATCAAGCTCGACAGACAGATCAACAAGCACAAGTTCAAGACGAGGTACGACCCTCGTATCACGGCTAAGTACGACATCAAGGCCCTGATCGGCAAGGGCACGTTCAGCAAGGTTGTCCGGGTGGAGAACAAGCTGACGAAGCAGCCCTACGCCATCAAGATCATCGAGAGCAAGGAAGGGCGGGAGGCCTTCGAGGCCGAGCTAGCCATTCTGAGACGCGTCAAGTGCCCTTACATCATCCAGTTGGTCGAGGTTTTCGAGAGTGTCGATAAGATTTACATGGTGATGGAACTGGCTACCGGCGGGGACCTCTTCGATAAGATAATGGCCCGGGGCCAGTTTTCGGAGAGGGACGCCGTGAAGGCGCTGAAGATGGTGCTGGAGGGGGTCAAGTACCTCCATAATTTGGGCATCACCCACAGGGACCTCAAACCCGATAACCTCTTGTACTATCACCCCGGGACGGATTCGAGGCTGATGATAACGGACTTTGGGTTGGCACATACGAGAAAGTGAGTTGTTTTCTATTTGTTTTGATTCATAGGCCTATCTTATCTTGCTGAAAAAGATCAGGTTTTTATATTAGTTTGTCAGGGCCGAAGATTTACTTTAAAATTACAGAAAATAGGTAGTTTAGTGTCACTTTCATTAACGTGTTATCGGCCTATGTATTTTAGCCGATGTCATTGGTGATTTCGAGTAATACAGGTAATACAATAGTCATTATCGTTGTTTTTTATACATGCAATACAAATTTGTACATTTACTAAAACAACAATAGGATCCCTACTAAAACCACAATATAATTCCTACTAAAACTTAACTTCTCTATGTTTACCTTGATAAAAATTCAAGCCTTAGTTAATTGCTGTTAGACATAACTCCTTACAGCATTTTTACTTGTGATTTGTGAAGATGTTTACGTAAATTAACTTTGAATACCTTTATCTGCAAATCCACCTCTTGATTGGGCAAGTGCCCACGCCTaccttaggcctatatatatatatatatatatatatatatatatatatatatatatatatatatatatatatatatgctgattaaTGGGGAGGGAGTTTGTTTTGTATGTGTAAATTTATAATTGGTATTCTCCGTTAGAATATATGGGGTAACTATATGGGTTATTTTCCTTGCTAGTTGACGCGACACACCAAAAATAActgatattttttaatattaagacACGCACCCCCCTCTTTCCTCCTACAGGGAGGgctgtgcgtgaccggaaagatatatatatatatatatatatatatatatatatatatatatatatatatatatatatatatatatataatatatatatatatatatatatatatatatatatatatatatatatatatatatatatatatatatataatatatatatatatatatatatatatatatatatttatatatatactgtatatatactatatatatatatatatatatatatatatatatatataatatatatatataatatatatatatatatatatatatatatatatatatatatatatttatatatatactgtatatatatatatataatatatatatataatatatatatatatatatatatatatatatatatatatatttatatatatactgtatatatactatatatatatatatatatatatatatatatatatatatactgtatatatactatatatatatatatatatatatatatatatatactatatatatatatatatatatatatatatatatatatatatatatatactgtatatatactatatatatatatatatatatatatatatatatatatatatatatatatgtgtgtgtgtgtgtgtgtgtgtgtgcgtgcgtgctctttattatatgagcTGTTATACCTTCAACGACTATGCGAATAAGATCAGTTGATGTTGCACGTTATTTCCCCAATTATAAAGGTAATAATTAAGCCTTATATTACATTGTATTCTCCCTGCCGTGAGGTGAATAATTAGTGTTTGGTGGATGTTTTTAATGTCCGGACTTTTCTAATTGCTTCGATAATGAGGTTTTTTAAATTAACGCAGAATACGCTTATAATCCTAAGCACTTAGGATTTTATATGACACATTTTGTAGGtactgttttaattatttcattttgtctttttaaatttgttggataaaaactttcATTCTATCAAATTTCGtagtcttgatctagatattaatgtgtGGCACCGTCGTTCCGCcatttctttatgcatgttgcataatctTATTCATATTCCTCACAATCCTTTGCACATAGTATTAAGAATGCCATCtacatcacaaggctcaatacttcacggtattttaaaagttttaatccagccgtgaccagattgtgaaatgatcctcATAATTGgacggttgaatcggtggaacttcagaatctcaattttttttttttttttatcaggcagATAtaagtcactcttcatagtttatatgacacATTTTATCATTGTTACCGaacctaagatattttatttttttattatttctcatgtatTTGTTCATTTCCTGATATTACCGCATCACTCATTTTTTCCCCATTGGTGCCTTCGAGCAGCATCCTcattttcctactaaggttgtagcttggctagtagtgatgatgataatatgccTAAAACGAATTctgtaaatatgttttattttatttgtttattttgacaCGATACAGAAAACGATATCAACCCCATTGTATTTAGAAGAAAGCTAATTACTTAACTGTAAGGTTTGTTTTCCTGGTCCTTCCATGCACGGAAAAAGTCCTTCGTTCAGTAGAACTAAGATATTTGTTTGTTTCGTTTACAGTCTTCAAGTATTTAGTGATTAATATAGCTTAGTCTTGGTTCATTATCGAATCCGCTCTATAGTAGCATTTCAAGGAAACCCTTAAACTTATTGAAACCGTCCATGAATATTCTCGTGTCGAAAGTAGGCCTATGTAAGGATTTTATTAAAGTTGATTATGGAGcttctaatattatcattattattacttgctaagctacaaccttagttggaaaagcaagatgctataagcccaagggctccaacagggaaaaatagcccagttctaAACAGAGCATTGTCCATATAATTACAAAAGCAattttttaggttatttttaattattgttattgcaTTATTCATTTGAGCACGTTGAACCGAATTATAGTCCAGCAATATAATTGGGACACGAACTCTACTAGGCGCCTTGACCTAGACCAAGTTGACTTTAATATTCATGTGGATTTTATCAAGGTTTCTggaatagtcattttttttttcacttttatttagtGTTGAATGACAATAGAAACTTAGTCTATAGGGGAAATATTTTCACTACACTCATCTCGCTTCATTTGTAACATACAACTTCCCTGTGTTTCGTCTAGTTATGTAGTTTTGACTTTTGTCAATCTACAAACAAGCAAACTCAGACAcaggaaaattttaaatttataacGGTTTTTTAGTTTAATTGTAATACCACATTTCTGCTGTTCCCAAACTGCTAGGACTCTTTGCAAGTTTATGAGCATATTTTTATCAGTGATATGGGATGTCCCTATTCTTTTAACAGAATTTAGTTGGAGTCTGCGGAACATTTTAAAATCTCATATCATAATGCTACATCATTTAGTACGATGTCATCGAACACGTATTTGTGgtcactaaactctctctctctctctctctctctctctctctctctctctctctctctctctctctctgcgactgTTTCCCTCAAACATGTTCTGGGATAAACCTAGTTTGTAATTTCTTCAGTTCTTGCACTGCGGTTATGCcacttttacctctctctctctctctctctgtctctctctctctctctctctctctctctctctctctctctctctctctctctctctccttactaggTCTATTTTAAGTGATTGTATTGTTCACTACGCCTTTCGTGTCGTAAACATATGGTATTCATTACCTTTGCTTCATTGAAAAAGAATATCGACGTTGCATTAAACGTAACACCTTACTGAGCATTTGAACGATAACACTTTAAATtagctacttattttttttttctttttattaaaaagttgtaATTTGTTAGATTAGatagatttgtttatagaaaaatgcaattaaatgtgattatactgtaaatattgtgattgtaaagaaattAGCTACTTAAGCGCTACCTCAACGTGCAGTGTACTAAATAGCCTGATTAGTATAACATGACGTCCGCTTGTTCTGTGACCTAAGGTCTATAGACTTTTCTGTGCCTTTCATTGTATGATTTACTTATCACCGCTTACCGTTTATTTTTAACCAACGATCACAGTTGTCATCAAATTTAAGCCGATAATATACGCGTAAggtattcaaccccccccccccccccatcaaagctggctactttcctcttgataatagTAGaggactagctatggtaagcagttcttctaggagaaattcactccaaaatcaatccattggcCTTGTAGTACCACATAGCATCTCTCTTGGCGTAGAGTAGTTCTCTTGcacgctgttctatcatatttctttttgtagttcatatgtgaaatatctattttattgttattaataatcttagaatatttcatattgttcattgtttctcgtagttcattcatttcctttccgcactgggctatttgccgtgttggagctcttgggcttaggcctacagtatcttgcttttcctactaaggttgtaacttagctattaataatggtGATAAGAGTTTTCTGTTAACGTGGAATTTTGACTGGAAACAACACTTGCAAGTCTAAGTTAAACATTTTCTGGATACACCTGCAGGTCCCTTAGGCTGAGAGTCGTTTAGGCCGCAATTTTGAGAAATTTCCGTGTACGTTTTAAGTCTCAAAACACCCAATTATATAATTCAAAGTATAACTAAATTGCAAACACGATTTCGAAAGTCTCAATCTCAAAACAGTGTCTTAGTTTGTTTGAAAAACATTACCGTAAATACTCTACGTATCATGTGTTATGAAGTTAATTTCAAAGAGGACTGTGGggcttgattataaagcttgggAAATTATTTATTTCGTGTTATAACAAAACTATTTTCTCGGTTTCCAGACACTTTGTCACGTTGCCTTCTAAATTCAGCATTTACATTTAATTACGCGACTTGCACACATATATGCTCCTACCTTCCAACCAATTGTTTTGGTTTGTTTAATCTAGTTTCTGATAGCTTTCCCAGATTCCAAACAGAataagtccttgggcttattgcatcatgcttttccaactaggattgtattttagcttataataataataataataataacaataataataataatatgaacaagtTTTCTCACCTTCACCTTGTGTATATTGGAcagtatattttcttgatcttttcACCAAAGGGAATAAGGGTATGGTGCTGAAATCTGTCACTCTTATGACGATTAACTTTATAACTAATACGACTACTACGACAATTGTTTACTCTCTTACGATAATTCGATTGTTCAGTAACATAACAGCTGTTTAAATTCGTTTGTTGTATCTGTTTGCGTAATGATTATGACGTTACTAAcgataatttttattcttttaaacaatTTTAATTTATTGAACTAGAactttttttaaacaatttatcAGTTGGTAACTTATTAATAAATTAGTTTATTATCTAGTTGGCAAAGAATGAGCATACTATTAGGAATTGCTTTTAAATTGCTCACCCGGAGAATAGACCCTGACTTgttttatcatcaccatcatcatctcgtacgcctattgacgcaaaggacttcgccagtcgtctctatcttgagcttttaaaccaatgcttctccattcatcattacgcttcacagtcctcagccatgtaggcctgggtcttccaactcttctagtgccttgtgaactaatctctcttggagaatgtgaagagcatgctcaaaccatctacatgtacccctcaccatatccacatagggcactcgagtaatctcttatagttattttactaatcctgtcctgctatttaactcccaatattcttttgaggactttgttctcaaatctaataagtccgttggatattgtttcattgtcataccacaactcatgtccatacagtaactccgatgtcacaaaactgatatatattaccttatttttatttgcaatttcaggcgatttgatttccatattttgcttaacctagccattatctgatttgcttttttctatcgTTCATTAAACgccaattctaaaaaccctgtatttgATAGCATAGgcctagttcctaaatatttaaatgattccacctcattaatctccttccaatgatatttcatctcccattgcatattgcgttctcatcacctctctttcttctatttatcttgagcataacctcatgtgatatttcatgcattctggtaagcatgttttgcaaatcctgtggtgttctgctaataaggacagcgtcatcagcgttcctttttacttttaggggtttatttcccgccctccatcagacactaagagtctgttcaggcgggccttgatgtgtgaaaataatttctttccagtttatattttgctctgtattttttcagttattcgctagcatttgtattcaggcttaatcgttttctgatcactattataacactttccaaagagataagtcttcaggtttttcttgaaagctgcaacatttttactattcttgacatcaagtggaaggtcgttgaagagtctcggtgcagcataacaaataGTTCTTCCTCctatagtctatatgggtcatcaggatgtctaactcttacagcagcgctagtagcttgagggtagagGACCAAGCAAtcgcgaagatatttaggcttatcacttgtaagtggtTTGTGCGTTAAccaacaaatcttaaattcaattctagccttgacaggtaac
The nucleotide sequence above comes from Palaemon carinicauda isolate YSFRI2023 chromosome 18, ASM3689809v2, whole genome shotgun sequence. Encoded proteins:
- the LOC137657850 gene encoding serine/threonine-protein kinase H1 homolog, whose amino-acid sequence is MGCVESRKIIENVSGHGDIKTVYHLDDAFGEKSKNRSGVEAEVKCELRVEEYSNIAEKIKLDRQINKHKFKTRYDPRITAKYDIKALIGKGTFSKVVRVENKLTKQPYAIKIIESKEGREAFEAELAILRRVKCPYIIQLVEVFESVDKIYMVMELATGGDLFDKIMARGQFSERDAVKALKMVLEGVKYLHNLGITHRDLKPDNLLYYHPGTDSRLMITDFGLAHTRKSADDVLMSTICGTPEYVAPEIVARRQYTHAVDMWAVGVITYILLRGDFPFFDENRVRLYKKILKGSYSLSDEVWKKVSEHGRDFVHKLLEVDPEARLTAAEALRHQWILANHHSSRTRQTNSPSGSWGRSSQSSQSSRSARSANSLRTDRRRVKPQELESLEPSSPYPSYGYRTQRNNYM